One Deinococcus yavapaiensis KR-236 DNA segment encodes these proteins:
- a CDS encoding isoaspartyl peptidase/L-asparaginase family protein, whose protein sequence is MPDESARWAIIVHGGAHEVPAEKASASRAGCLAALNAGRRVLEAGGTAVEAVESAIRVLEDDPTFNAGFGSALTSEGRVEMDAAIMDGATLDVGAVAGLTSARNPVSVAKQVLRERAILLIARGADAFARERGVELTDPVDLITSTQREAVEDHDTVGCVALDLHGHVAAGTSTGGLTGQRPGRVGDSPLPGCGFYADDTVGGVALTGEGESIARMMTAARIVHDMKERGPNAAVRGALEEMTRRVGGDGGGVALDKDGRVGWWHNSPHMPVAYQTSDTPEPRTFLTKEQEAEAHPLD, encoded by the coding sequence ATGCCTGACGAGTCCGCCCGTTGGGCGATCATCGTGCATGGCGGCGCGCACGAGGTGCCCGCCGAGAAGGCCTCGGCGAGTCGCGCGGGCTGCCTGGCCGCCTTGAACGCCGGACGCCGCGTGCTGGAGGCGGGCGGCACGGCCGTCGAAGCCGTGGAGTCCGCCATTCGTGTGCTCGAAGACGACCCCACCTTCAACGCGGGCTTCGGCTCCGCCTTGACGTCCGAGGGACGCGTGGAGATGGACGCCGCCATCATGGACGGCGCGACGCTCGACGTCGGGGCCGTCGCGGGCCTCACGAGCGCGCGTAATCCCGTCAGCGTCGCCAAGCAGGTCCTGCGAGAACGCGCCATCCTGCTGATCGCGCGCGGCGCCGACGCGTTCGCACGCGAGCGCGGCGTCGAACTCACCGATCCCGTCGACCTCATCACGTCCACGCAACGCGAAGCCGTCGAGGATCACGACACGGTCGGATGCGTCGCCCTCGACTTGCACGGACACGTCGCCGCCGGCACCTCCACCGGAGGTCTCACGGGTCAGCGGCCCGGACGCGTCGGCGATTCCCCGCTGCCCGGATGCGGCTTCTACGCCGATGACACGGTGGGCGGCGTCGCCTTGACCGGCGAAGGCGAATCCATCGCGCGGATGATGACGGCGGCGCGCATCGTGCACGACATGAAGGAGCGAGGCCCGAACGCCGCCGTTCGAGGCGCCCTCGAGGAGATGACGCGCCGCGTCGGCGGTGATGGCGGCGGCGTCGCCCTCGACAAGGACGGCCGCGTCGGATGGTGGCACAACAGTCCGCACATGCCCGTCGCGTACCAAACTTCCGACACGCCCGAACCGCGAACGTTTCTGACGAAAGAACAAGAAGCAGAGGCACACCCCCTCGACTGA